One Streptomyces fagopyri DNA window includes the following coding sequences:
- a CDS encoding M4 family metallopeptidase — translation MTPLYARHKRTTLAIATAVAAGALLTTGLTTGASAQSEPLAAAGRAKLPGATVQLSAAARTGLIKQADAAAPRTAQQIGLGAKEKLVVRDVVKDVDGTVHTRYERTYNGLPVLGGDLVVHESEAGRTEGVTKAVTAAIKVASLKPQVTTAKAEKQALTAAQSAGSAQTSADRAPRKVIWAATGKPTLAYETVVGGLQDDGTPNELHVITDAATGKKLYEYQGIETGTGKSLYSGTVTLSTTKSGTTYNLTDGTRGGHKTYNLKHGTSGTGTLFTDADDVWGTGTASSSTTDQTAAADAAYGAQETWDFYKNTFNRSGIKNNGVGAYSRVHYGSSYVNAFWDDSCFCMTYGDGSGNTHPLTSLDVAGHEMSHGVTSNTAGLNYSGESGGLNEATSDIFGTGVEFYAANASDPGDYLIGEKININGDGTPLRYMDKPSKDGGSADSWSSTVGNKDVHYSSGVANHFFYLLAEGSGAKTINGVSYNSPTSNGSTVTGIGRAKALQIWYKALTTYMTSTTNYKAARTATLSAASALYGSGSTEYTTVAAAWAAVNVN, via the coding sequence GTGACTCCCCTCTACGCGCGTCACAAGCGCACCACCCTGGCCATCGCCACCGCTGTCGCCGCCGGAGCCCTGCTCACCACCGGTCTGACCACCGGTGCCTCCGCCCAGTCCGAGCCGCTCGCCGCGGCCGGCCGGGCGAAGCTCCCCGGCGCCACGGTCCAGCTGTCCGCCGCCGCGCGCACCGGCCTGATCAAGCAGGCCGACGCGGCAGCGCCCCGGACAGCCCAGCAGATAGGCCTCGGTGCCAAGGAGAAGCTGGTCGTCAGAGACGTCGTCAAGGACGTGGACGGCACGGTGCACACCCGCTACGAGCGCACGTACAACGGCCTCCCGGTCCTCGGCGGCGACCTGGTCGTCCACGAGTCCGAGGCCGGCCGGACCGAGGGCGTCACCAAGGCCGTGACAGCGGCCATCAAGGTCGCCTCCCTCAAGCCGCAGGTCACCACCGCGAAGGCGGAGAAGCAGGCGCTGACCGCCGCGCAGTCGGCCGGCTCCGCGCAGACCAGCGCCGACCGCGCCCCCCGCAAGGTGATCTGGGCCGCCACCGGCAAGCCCACCCTCGCCTACGAGACCGTCGTCGGCGGCCTCCAGGACGACGGCACCCCGAACGAACTGCACGTCATCACCGACGCGGCCACCGGTAAGAAGCTCTACGAGTACCAGGGCATCGAGACCGGCACCGGCAAGAGCCTCTACTCCGGCACCGTCACCCTCAGCACCACCAAGTCGGGCACGACGTACAACCTGACGGACGGCACGCGCGGCGGCCACAAGACGTACAACCTCAAGCACGGGACGTCGGGCACCGGCACGCTGTTCACCGACGCCGACGACGTGTGGGGCACCGGCACCGCCTCCAGCTCCACCACGGACCAGACGGCGGCCGCCGACGCCGCCTACGGGGCCCAGGAGACCTGGGACTTCTACAAGAACACGTTCAACCGCAGCGGCATCAAGAACAACGGCGTGGGCGCCTACTCCCGGGTCCACTACGGCAGTTCGTACGTCAACGCGTTCTGGGACGACAGCTGCTTCTGCATGACGTACGGCGACGGCTCCGGGAACACCCACCCGCTGACCTCGCTGGACGTGGCCGGCCACGAGATGAGCCACGGTGTCACCTCCAACACCGCGGGCCTCAACTACAGCGGCGAGTCCGGCGGCCTCAACGAGGCGACCTCCGACATCTTCGGAACCGGCGTCGAGTTCTACGCGGCCAACGCCTCGGACCCCGGTGACTACCTCATCGGCGAGAAGATCAACATCAACGGCGACGGCACCCCGCTGCGCTACATGGACAAGCCCAGCAAGGACGGCGGCTCGGCGGACTCGTGGTCCTCCACGGTCGGCAACAAGGACGTGCACTACTCGTCCGGCGTCGCGAACCACTTCTTCTACCTCCTCGCGGAGGGCAGCGGCGCGAAGACCATCAACGGCGTCTCCTACAACTCGCCGACGTCCAACGGCTCCACGGTCACCGGCATCGGCCGCGCCAAGGCCCTGCAGATCTGGTACAAGGCGCTGACGACCTACATGACGTCGACGACGAACTACAAGGCCGCCCGCACCGCGACGCTCTCCGCGGCGTCCGCGCTGTACGGATCCGGCAGCACGGAGTACACGACGGTGGCGGCGGCCTGGGCCGCGGTCAACGTGAACTAG
- a CDS encoding DUF1990 family protein, translating to MVSPDTPFTYEDVGATRDGRCPPGFRPLHLRTRIGEGEEVFRAASEAVMTWAMHRETGVAISAGTDRAAPGTDVTVGLGPIKAPCRVVWTVEEYRRAGWAYGTLPGHPESGEESFVVDRTGDGTVWLTVTAFSRAARWYSRAAGPATRGLQHAYARRCGLALRRLCSGLDPL from the coding sequence ATGGTCTCCCCGGACACTCCCTTCACCTACGAGGACGTGGGCGCGACGCGCGACGGCCGCTGCCCGCCGGGGTTCCGACCCCTCCACCTCCGCACCCGCATCGGCGAGGGCGAGGAGGTCTTCCGCGCCGCCTCCGAAGCCGTCATGACCTGGGCGATGCACCGGGAGACGGGGGTGGCCATATCCGCCGGCACCGACAGAGCCGCCCCCGGCACCGACGTCACCGTCGGCCTCGGCCCGATCAAGGCACCCTGCCGGGTGGTCTGGACGGTCGAGGAGTACCGGCGCGCGGGCTGGGCGTACGGCACGCTGCCGGGCCACCCCGAGAGCGGCGAGGAGTCCTTCGTGGTCGACCGGACCGGCGACGGCACGGTCTGGCTGACCGTGACCGCCTTCAGCCGCGCGGCCAGGTGGTACTCCCGCGCGGCCGGCCCGGCGACCCGCGGCCTCCAGCACGCGTACGCCCGCCGCTGCGGTCTGGCCCTGCGCCGCCTGTGCTCGGGACTCGACCCGCTCTGA
- a CDS encoding M4 family metallopeptidase: MSSHRRTSHTARRRVAAVALVGVSALLAAAVQSGAASAAPQKPAPGKVDPGAVALRLTPSQRAELIRDADAAKATTAKDLGLGAKESLVARDVIKDADGTVHTRYERTYGGLPVLGGDLVVDTAKSGRTERVVKATGAEIKVASLTPAVAAGTAERQALSAAKADGSKKTGADRAPRKVIWAANGRPTLAYETVVGGFQDDGTPNQLHVITDAATGKKLYEYQGIETGVGNTQYSGQVTLTTTQSGSNYTLTDGARGGHKTYNLNRGTSGTGTLFSQTSDTWGNGTISNAATAGADAHYGAAETWDFYKNTFNRSGIKNNGVGAYSRVHYGNAYVNAFWDDSCFCMTYGDGSGNADPLTALDVAGHEMSHGVTSNTAGLNYSGESGGLNEATSDIFGTGVEFYANNASDPGDYLIGEKIDINGDGTPLRYMDKPSKDGGSADNWSSSVGGLDVHYSSGVANHFFYLLSEGSGAKVINGVSYNSPTGDGLPVTGIGRDKALQIWYRALTTKFTSTTNYAAARTGTLAAAGELYGTTSAEYTAVQNAWAAVKVGSRPGGGGGGTSFENTADVSIPDNGAAVTSSVAVTGRTGNAPSNLLVDVNIVHTWRGDLVIDLVAPDGSTYRLKNFSSSDSADNVQETYTVNASSEVANGTWKLKVQDQAAQDTGYINSWKLTFP; the protein is encoded by the coding sequence ATGTCCTCGCACAGACGCACCTCCCACACCGCCCGTCGCCGTGTCGCCGCCGTCGCCCTCGTCGGCGTCTCCGCCCTGCTGGCCGCCGCGGTCCAGTCGGGCGCCGCGAGCGCCGCACCCCAGAAGCCGGCCCCCGGCAAGGTCGACCCCGGCGCCGTCGCCCTGAGGCTCACCCCCTCGCAGCGCGCCGAGCTGATACGCGACGCCGACGCCGCCAAGGCGACCACCGCCAAGGACCTCGGCCTCGGCGCCAAGGAGTCGCTGGTCGCCCGTGACGTCATCAAGGACGCGGACGGCACGGTCCACACCCGCTACGAGCGGACCTACGGCGGACTCCCGGTCCTCGGCGGCGACCTGGTCGTCGACACCGCCAAGTCCGGCCGCACGGAGCGGGTCGTCAAGGCGACGGGGGCCGAGATCAAGGTCGCCTCCCTCACGCCCGCGGTCGCGGCCGGCACCGCCGAACGGCAGGCCCTCTCCGCCGCCAAGGCCGACGGGTCGAAGAAGACCGGCGCCGACCGCGCGCCCCGCAAGGTGATCTGGGCGGCGAACGGCAGGCCCACCCTCGCCTACGAGACCGTCGTCGGCGGCTTCCAGGACGACGGCACCCCGAACCAGCTGCACGTCATCACCGACGCGGCCACCGGCAAGAAGCTCTACGAGTACCAGGGCATCGAGACCGGCGTCGGCAACACCCAGTACAGCGGCCAGGTGACCCTGACGACGACGCAGTCGGGCTCCAACTACACGCTGACCGACGGCGCCCGCGGCGGCCACAAGACGTACAACCTGAACCGTGGGACGTCCGGCACCGGGACGCTCTTCTCGCAGACGAGCGACACCTGGGGCAACGGCACCATCTCCAACGCCGCGACGGCCGGCGCCGACGCGCACTACGGCGCCGCGGAGACCTGGGACTTCTACAAGAACACGTTCAACCGCAGCGGCATCAAGAACAACGGTGTCGGCGCCTACTCCCGGGTCCACTACGGCAACGCGTACGTCAACGCGTTCTGGGACGACAGCTGCTTCTGCATGACGTACGGCGACGGCTCCGGCAACGCGGACCCGCTGACCGCCCTGGACGTGGCCGGCCACGAGATGAGCCACGGTGTCACCTCCAACACCGCGGGCCTCAACTACAGCGGCGAGTCCGGCGGCCTCAACGAGGCGACCTCCGACATCTTCGGAACCGGCGTCGAGTTCTACGCCAACAACGCCTCCGACCCCGGTGACTACCTCATCGGCGAGAAGATCGACATCAACGGCGACGGCACCCCGCTGCGCTACATGGACAAGCCCAGCAAGGACGGCGGCTCGGCGGACAACTGGTCCTCCAGCGTCGGCGGCCTGGACGTCCACTACTCCTCGGGCGTCGCGAACCACTTCTTCTACCTGCTGTCCGAGGGCAGCGGCGCCAAGGTCATCAACGGCGTCAGCTACAACTCGCCGACCGGCGACGGCCTCCCCGTCACCGGCATCGGCCGCGACAAGGCCCTGCAGATCTGGTACCGGGCGCTCACCACCAAGTTCACCTCGACCACCAACTACGCGGCGGCCCGCACCGGCACGCTCGCGGCGGCGGGTGAGCTGTACGGCACCACCAGCGCCGAGTACACGGCGGTCCAGAACGCCTGGGCGGCCGTGAAGGTCGGCTCGCGCCCGGGCGGCGGCGGTGGCGGTACGTCGTTCGAGAACACGGCCGACGTATCAATTCCGGACAACGGAGCGGCGGTCACCTCCTCGGTCGCCGTCACCGGCCGCACCGGCAACGCCCCGTCGAACCTGCTGGTCGACGTGAACATCGTGCACACCTGGCGCGGCGACCTGGTCATCGATCTGGTGGCCCCGGACGGCTCGACCTACCGGCTGAAGAACTTCAGCTCGTCGGACTCCGCGGACAACGTCCAGGAGACGTACACGGTCAACGCCTCCTCCGAAGTCGCCAACGGCACCTGGAAGTTGAAGGTCCAGGACCAGGCGGCACAGGACACCGGCTACATCAACAGCTGGAAGCTGACCTTCCCGTAG